Proteins from a single region of Dyadobacter fanqingshengii:
- the arsS gene encoding arsenosugar biosynthesis radical SAM (seleno)protein ArsS (Some members of this family are selenoproteins.) translates to MKSLKASGHVLADSASQIKTLHDQVFENLHLPLFEQKLEAASLFPLKPVKTTTMQINVGKMCNQVCKHCHVDAGPDRKEIMTRDTMQQCLDTLANSDITTVDLTGGAPEMNPDFRWFVAELHALGKHVIVRCNLTIIVANPKYNDLPDFFKEHKIEVVSSLPFYNADKTDRQRGKGVFEDSVKALKMLNARGYGVAGSGLILNLVYNPNGAFMPAPQQGLERQFKKALYDEFGIVFNELFAITNIPVSRYLDYLISSNNYDGYMEKLVNAFNPVAATGVMCRSMVSVGWDGLLYDCDFNQMLDMEFAPAYNHISRYDQELINNRDILTGQHCYGCTAGAGSSCGGNTI, encoded by the coding sequence ATGAAATCACTCAAGGCAAGCGGGCATGTGTTGGCCGATTCTGCATCGCAGATCAAAACATTGCATGACCAGGTTTTTGAAAATCTGCACCTGCCTCTTTTCGAACAAAAGCTGGAAGCTGCGTCCCTGTTTCCTTTGAAACCGGTCAAAACAACCACTATGCAGATTAATGTGGGTAAAATGTGCAATCAAGTTTGCAAACATTGCCATGTTGATGCGGGGCCAGACAGGAAGGAAATTATGACCAGGGATACCATGCAGCAGTGCCTGGACACACTCGCAAATTCTGACATTACCACGGTTGATCTCACAGGTGGGGCTCCGGAAATGAATCCCGACTTTCGCTGGTTTGTTGCGGAACTTCATGCACTTGGCAAACACGTTATCGTACGCTGCAACCTGACCATTATCGTAGCCAACCCGAAATATAATGACCTGCCCGATTTCTTCAAGGAACATAAGATTGAAGTGGTCAGCTCCCTCCCTTTTTACAATGCGGATAAAACCGACCGGCAGAGAGGGAAAGGCGTGTTTGAAGATTCTGTAAAGGCATTGAAGATGCTAAATGCAAGAGGCTATGGCGTAGCAGGCAGCGGGCTTATTCTTAATTTGGTATACAATCCAAACGGAGCATTTATGCCCGCTCCGCAACAGGGCCTGGAGCGTCAATTTAAGAAGGCTTTATATGATGAATTTGGCATTGTATTCAATGAGCTTTTTGCGATAACCAACATTCCGGTCAGCCGCTATCTGGACTATCTGATCAGCTCCAATAATTATGACGGCTATATGGAAAAGCTCGTTAATGCCTTCAATCCTGTCGCCGCAACTGGTGTCATGTGCAGATCAATGGTGTCTGTTGGCTGGGATGGCTTATTGTATGATTGTGATTTTAACCAAATGCTGGATATGGAATTTGCCCCCGCATACAACCACATCAGCCGTTATGACCAGGAGCTGATAAATAATCGTGATATCTTAACTGGTCAGCACTGTTACGGCTGTACGGCAGGCGCAGGTTCGAGCTGCGGAGGGAACACCATCTAG
- a CDS encoding TIGR04282 family arsenosugar biosynthesis glycosyltransferase translates to MKNLTLGKVKTRLAATVGDQKALEIYGQLVAHTLKQVSQSGQIALLYFSDDLHSDLPQCDQQFALRLQRGSDLGERMSNAFKDVFETSARKVLIIGTDCPGLNASIIKEAFDALDAHDIVIGPATDGGYYLLGMRNFQGFIFEDIPWSTSEVLELTLETCARHSLTYCLLKELSDIDDENDLDMWNSMQKDDQTGEL, encoded by the coding sequence TTGAAAAATTTGACCCTGGGCAAGGTTAAAACCAGATTGGCAGCGACCGTCGGCGACCAAAAAGCACTGGAAATTTATGGTCAGCTTGTGGCACATACATTAAAACAGGTCAGCCAATCCGGGCAAATAGCATTGCTTTATTTTTCCGATGATTTACATAGCGATCTGCCTCAGTGTGACCAACAATTTGCACTTCGGTTACAAAGAGGGAGCGATTTAGGGGAAAGGATGTCAAACGCCTTTAAAGACGTGTTCGAGACCTCTGCCCGGAAAGTACTTATCATAGGAACCGACTGCCCTGGCCTGAATGCGTCCATTATCAAAGAGGCGTTCGATGCATTGGATGCGCATGATATTGTTATAGGACCAGCAACCGATGGTGGCTATTACCTACTTGGCATGAGAAATTTTCAGGGTTTCATCTTTGAAGACATACCATGGAGCACTTCAGAAGTGCTGGAATTGACGCTTGAAACATGCGCCAGACATTCCCTTACATATTGTTTGCTCAAAGAACTGTCGGACATTGATGATGAAAATGATCTGGATATGTGGAATAGCATGCAAAAAGATGATCAAACCGGAGAATTATAA
- a CDS encoding OmpA family protein: MKKLLLVITFSAYGISCPAQLLDRIKNKVEQKVADQVDHSIDKALEKKKPKENTKPSDSPDSNTQSAETGVDTVKTTTAPNGAPASAVSTDITSYSRFDFIPGSKIIVHEDFSQDEVGDFPANWNTRSGAELVTIDGRQGKWLRINQNGVFYPEYLTSDLPENFTLQLDLLGNKQVSNIGEFMISLMQTSDTDQKFDWGKNNAPGTPSFNISFQPTSSSNGDLRYSSNLIGTQYKHGVPEFNLNKNAVKISIWKQKQRVRVYLDSTKVLDLPRALDASAALNTLTFSSENPDFNQKGGAFFIGNIQLAIGAADTRNKLITEGKFTTHGILFDVNRDQILPQSYGALQDIARIMQENASLRVQIVGHTDADGNDNSNLDLSKRRANAVKEAMISNFNIDGARLETDGKGKAQPIDSNETPVGKANNRRVEFIKL, from the coding sequence ATGAAAAAATTGCTTCTAGTTATCACATTCAGCGCTTACGGGATCTCTTGCCCTGCGCAGCTTTTAGACCGTATCAAAAACAAGGTCGAACAAAAAGTGGCTGATCAGGTTGACCATTCCATTGATAAGGCGCTCGAAAAAAAGAAGCCAAAAGAAAACACGAAACCCTCTGATAGTCCTGACTCAAACACTCAGTCTGCTGAAACCGGAGTAGACACAGTAAAAACCACCACTGCGCCAAATGGTGCCCCGGCCAGCGCAGTAAGCACTGATATTACATCCTATTCCCGGTTCGACTTTATTCCCGGCAGCAAAATCATTGTTCATGAGGACTTTTCGCAGGATGAAGTGGGTGACTTTCCTGCAAACTGGAACACACGCTCAGGTGCTGAGCTGGTCACCATCGATGGCCGTCAGGGAAAATGGCTCCGCATTAACCAAAATGGTGTTTTTTATCCCGAATACCTAACCAGCGACCTTCCGGAGAATTTCACATTGCAGCTTGATCTATTGGGCAATAAGCAAGTCTCAAATATTGGCGAATTCATGATTAGCCTGATGCAGACCAGTGATACAGATCAAAAATTTGATTGGGGAAAGAACAATGCACCTGGGACGCCCAGCTTTAACATTTCCTTTCAGCCAACCTCATCCAGCAACGGCGACCTTCGCTATTCTTCCAATCTGATCGGAACCCAGTACAAGCACGGGGTCCCTGAATTTAATTTGAATAAAAATGCCGTCAAGATTTCTATCTGGAAACAAAAACAGCGCGTACGGGTGTATCTGGATAGTACAAAGGTGCTGGATCTTCCGCGGGCACTGGACGCCTCGGCAGCCTTGAACACGCTGACATTTTCTTCGGAAAACCCTGATTTCAATCAAAAAGGAGGCGCGTTTTTTATTGGTAACATTCAACTGGCGATCGGCGCTGCCGATACCCGTAACAAGTTGATCACCGAGGGTAAATTCACTACACACGGGATTCTTTTCGATGTCAACCGTGACCAGATTTTGCCACAATCTTATGGCGCCTTACAGGACATTGCAAGGATTATGCAGGAAAATGCTTCACTTCGGGTGCAAATTGTCGGGCATACTGATGCTGACGGCAATGATAATTCCAATCTCGATTTATCGAAGCGCAGAGCCAATGCAGTTAAGGAAGCGATGATTTCAAATTTCAACATTGACGGCGCTCGCCTGGAAACTGACGGAAAAGGGAAAGCACAGCCCATCGATAGCAATGAAACGCCAGTTGGGAAAGCCAACAACCGGCGCGTGGAGTTCATCAAACTTTGA
- a CDS encoding hybrid sensor histidine kinase/response regulator → MKLFLFLLLFLPSIVIGQSSGFRQLSTNNGLSQNHVGSILMDKNGFMWFGSDDGLNMYDGYTFKHYKHDKADSNSIDDSYIQDILEDKKGDLWIATSSGLNRFDRATSHFRHYFNAANRRSINDIFEDSKGRMWLGTNNGLLLLDPEKGTSRIFLRVDRNQNKYKPPANISRIIEDADGKFWIGTEYGLYWFDPETLKYIAYVKGNDAKSLQSSYIKALYRDPAGNIWVGTHGGGLSLFKPETNSFRTFVHNPSDSLSISHNDILSITQNRDGRLWIGTENGGISVYNKSTGNFTRIRHIDEDNTSISDNSIYCIYRDRIDNLWIGTYAGGVNFRPRFGKKFTSYRKNNYSVNSLSNNLVLAICGDADADKIWIGTDGGGLNLFDRKTRKFTSFKHSATNSNSPSNDYVISIINISKDVLGLAYHMGGFDFFNIRTGQYVHHLPIPNDSLSLATADVNNIFKDRNGGIWLGTWKGGLEFYDVNTGKIKHYRHNPLDSTSISGDIVTKVFQDRAGKIWVGTFEGLNLFDPLKKTFTRFQTDIKDRNSISHNKIQTIQQTSDGILWIGTLGGGLNRFDPMKRTFTSYTEKHGLSSNVIYGIMEDKKGHLWLSTNNGICEFDPRTITFRNFGRADGLLGNEFKSNSFFKTADGEMFFGGVRGFITFFPDRLVDNTFIPPVFLTDFLLFNKQAPIAPGSPLTSHITQAKEINLTYKHSVISFEFAALNYTMPEKNQYAYQLKGFDADWIYSGTTRKATYTNLDPGDYVFQVKAANNDGVWNNEGVQVKIHIAPPFWQTLWFRVLAVALGFGLIYIIYRLRMRVLREQKEMLVHQVEERTKEIIKQKYELLSQSDRLLDLNEKLQTQNKQEQLARQEAEKANMAKSVFLATMSHEIRTPMNGVIGMAMLLSQTEQTEEQAEYTETIINSGDSLLTVINDILDFSKIESGNMELEMISFDLRECIEAVLDLFSTKAAAIGLDLVYEIDPQVPSQIIGDSQRLRQILLNLVGNAIKFTHQGEIFISVLLSKTLNDQDIELRFAIYDTGIGIPEDKLHKLFVAFSQVDSSHTRKYGGTGLGLIISQRLVNLMGGEIGVESTVNKGTCFYFTIIAKASLLATRQYVLLNSTGNEGKSVLLVDDNMTNLRILQLQMEQWKLIPALASSGDQALKILESGSVFNLIITDQQMPEMDGIELATKIKKKYPSLPIFLLSSVGDDSGRNRKDLFAAVLTKPVRHNDLGRMIQMQLKPQRETIIPSHERPSANLSTEFAALYPLHILMAEDNLINEKLFVNILKKLGYDPLISRDGIQAYNMAMADRFDVVFMDVQMPELDGLEATRWIRENAVDQPFIVAMTANAMREDQEACIQAGMDHYISKPLRLEEIKAALGKAFIYKNEKLVGHPL, encoded by the coding sequence ATGAAGCTATTCCTATTCCTGTTGCTTTTTCTTCCATCGATTGTAATTGGGCAGAGTTCTGGCTTTCGGCAGCTTAGCACCAATAATGGACTTTCCCAAAACCACGTCGGGTCTATTTTAATGGACAAAAATGGCTTTATGTGGTTTGGCAGCGATGATGGGTTAAATATGTATGATGGATATACATTCAAGCACTATAAGCATGATAAGGCGGATAGCAACAGCATTGATGACAGCTATATTCAGGATATTCTGGAAGATAAAAAGGGAGATTTGTGGATTGCGACGTCAAGCGGCCTCAACCGGTTTGATCGGGCAACGTCGCACTTCCGACATTATTTTAATGCTGCCAACAGGCGAAGTATCAACGATATATTCGAGGATAGCAAAGGCAGAATGTGGCTGGGTACAAACAATGGATTACTACTGCTCGATCCCGAAAAAGGTACTTCACGCATATTCTTACGCGTCGATCGCAATCAAAATAAATACAAGCCACCTGCCAATATTTCCAGGATCATCGAGGACGCCGATGGGAAATTTTGGATAGGCACAGAATATGGATTGTACTGGTTCGATCCCGAAACACTTAAGTATATAGCGTATGTCAAGGGAAATGATGCTAAAAGTCTCCAATCCAGCTACATCAAGGCTCTTTACAGGGATCCGGCGGGCAACATCTGGGTCGGCACGCATGGTGGAGGCCTTTCGCTTTTCAAGCCTGAAACCAATTCTTTTCGGACTTTTGTGCATAATCCCTCGGATTCGCTGAGCATATCCCACAACGACATTCTATCCATTACCCAGAATCGCGACGGCAGGCTTTGGATAGGCACGGAGAATGGGGGGATCAGCGTTTACAACAAATCAACAGGCAACTTCACCAGGATCCGGCATATTGACGAGGACAACACGTCCATCAGCGACAATTCAATTTATTGTATCTATCGGGATCGGATTGATAATTTATGGATCGGAACTTATGCAGGCGGGGTCAACTTTCGTCCGCGTTTCGGCAAGAAATTTACTTCATACCGGAAAAATAATTATAGTGTCAACAGTCTGAGCAACAATCTGGTGCTCGCTATATGTGGCGATGCAGACGCTGACAAGATCTGGATCGGGACGGACGGGGGAGGACTAAATCTTTTTGACCGAAAAACCAGAAAGTTTACGTCTTTCAAGCACAGCGCGACCAATAGTAACTCGCCCAGCAACGACTACGTAATCTCCATTATCAATATCTCAAAGGATGTGCTCGGCCTGGCCTATCATATGGGTGGATTTGATTTTTTCAATATCCGGACCGGACAATATGTGCACCACTTGCCAATTCCGAATGACTCTCTAAGCCTTGCCACCGCGGATGTAAACAACATTTTTAAAGATCGCAACGGTGGAATATGGCTGGGCACGTGGAAAGGCGGCCTGGAATTTTATGATGTAAATACTGGCAAGATAAAGCACTATCGACATAATCCGCTGGACAGCACAAGCATCAGCGGAGACATTGTCACCAAGGTTTTTCAGGATCGGGCCGGGAAGATTTGGGTGGGTACATTCGAGGGTTTAAATCTGTTTGATCCGCTAAAAAAAACTTTCACAAGGTTTCAGACAGACATAAAAGACCGGAACTCTATTTCCCATAATAAAATCCAGACCATTCAGCAGACCAGTGACGGAATCTTGTGGATAGGAACATTAGGGGGCGGCCTCAATCGTTTCGATCCGATGAAAAGAACTTTTACTTCTTACACCGAAAAGCACGGCCTATCCAGTAACGTGATCTACGGGATCATGGAAGATAAGAAAGGCCACTTATGGCTGAGCACCAATAACGGAATCTGTGAATTTGACCCCAGAACAATAACTTTCCGCAATTTCGGCAGAGCAGATGGATTGCTGGGCAATGAGTTCAAAAGCAATTCTTTTTTCAAAACTGCGGACGGAGAAATGTTTTTTGGAGGTGTGAGAGGGTTCATAACATTCTTCCCCGACAGGCTGGTTGACAACACATTTATTCCGCCCGTTTTTCTGACCGATTTCTTGCTTTTTAACAAACAAGCACCCATTGCTCCCGGCTCGCCTCTCACGTCACACATTACGCAGGCGAAAGAAATCAATCTAACCTACAAACATTCGGTTATATCGTTTGAATTCGCGGCTCTCAACTATACCATGCCGGAAAAGAATCAATATGCCTATCAGTTGAAGGGCTTTGACGCTGACTGGATTTACAGCGGAACGACCCGGAAAGCAACCTATACAAATCTGGACCCGGGGGACTACGTATTTCAGGTAAAGGCAGCCAATAATGATGGCGTTTGGAATAATGAAGGCGTGCAAGTGAAGATTCACATTGCCCCGCCTTTCTGGCAAACGCTCTGGTTCCGGGTGCTGGCGGTTGCGCTGGGATTTGGTTTAATCTACATCATTTACCGGTTGCGCATGCGGGTTTTAAGAGAGCAGAAAGAGATGCTGGTGCACCAGGTCGAAGAAAGGACAAAGGAGATCATTAAACAAAAATACGAACTGCTAAGCCAGTCAGACCGGCTGCTCGACCTGAATGAGAAATTGCAAACTCAGAACAAGCAAGAACAACTGGCGAGGCAGGAAGCCGAAAAAGCCAACATGGCAAAAAGCGTGTTCTTGGCAACAATGAGCCATGAAATCCGCACGCCGATGAATGGTGTCATTGGAATGGCCATGCTGCTTTCTCAAACGGAGCAGACCGAGGAACAAGCCGAATACACCGAGACGATCATTAACAGCGGCGACAGCTTATTGACGGTTATCAACGACATACTTGACTTTTCGAAGATAGAGTCCGGGAATATGGAACTGGAAATGATCAGTTTTGATCTTAGGGAATGCATTGAGGCGGTATTAGACTTGTTTTCTACAAAAGCAGCAGCAATAGGCCTTGATCTGGTTTATGAAATCGACCCTCAGGTCCCCAGCCAGATCATCGGCGACAGCCAACGATTAAGACAGATCCTGCTCAACCTGGTTGGTAATGCAATCAAGTTTACGCATCAGGGAGAGATTTTCATCAGCGTGCTGCTTTCGAAGACATTGAATGATCAGGATATAGAACTTCGTTTCGCGATCTATGACACCGGGATTGGAATTCCCGAAGACAAGCTTCACAAACTCTTCGTAGCTTTTTCACAAGTGGATTCTTCGCATACCAGAAAGTACGGCGGTACGGGCTTGGGTTTGATCATCAGCCAACGGCTTGTGAATTTGATGGGAGGGGAGATCGGGGTAGAAAGCACGGTAAACAAGGGAACTTGTTTCTATTTTACAATTATTGCAAAGGCAAGCTTACTGGCGACCAGGCAGTACGTTCTTTTAAATTCAACAGGAAATGAGGGGAAATCCGTGTTACTGGTGGATGACAACATGACGAACCTGCGGATTTTGCAGTTGCAGATGGAGCAGTGGAAACTCATACCGGCCCTGGCTTCATCAGGAGATCAGGCTTTGAAAATTCTGGAAAGCGGATCTGTCTTTAACCTTATCATCACCGATCAGCAAATGCCCGAAATGGATGGAATCGAGCTTGCAACCAAAATCAAGAAAAAATACCCGTCACTTCCGATTTTCCTGCTCAGCTCAGTGGGGGATGATTCCGGCAGGAACCGCAAGGACTTGTTTGCAGCTGTGTTAACCAAGCCTGTCCGGCACAATGACCTGGGCAGGATGATCCAGATGCAGCTCAAACCACAGCGCGAAACAATTATTCCGAGCCATGAACGACCGTCGGCCAACCTTTCTACGGAATTCGCAGCGCTTTATCCGTTGCATATTCTTATGGCCGAAGACAATCTCATTAATGAAAAGTTGTTTGTCAATATCCTGAAAAAGCTGGGTTATGATCCGCTGATCAGCAGGGACGGTATTCAGGCTTATAATATGGCCATGGCCGACCGGTTCGATGTCGTGTTTATGGATGTTCAAATGCCCGAATTGGACGGTCTTGAAGCGACGCGCTGGATCCGGGAGAATGCGGTTGATCAGCCATTCATCGTGGCAATGACGGCAAACGCCATGCGCGAAGACCAGGAAGCATGTATTCAGGCTGGCATGGATCATTATATATCCAAGCCCCTGAGGCTGGAAGAGATCAAGGCAGCCTTAGGGAAAGCTTTCATCTATAAGAACGAGAAGCTTGTTGGTCACCCGCTTTAA
- a CDS encoding alpha/beta fold hydrolase yields MKRHILSVFTALMVLLGAISCEQKAKEDNLINKKKMDSTDSLPIKPHESGYADVNGLKMYYEVYGEGKPLIMVHGSFMTIPMNWAQIIPMLAKDRKVIVAEMQAHGRTKDIPRAFTYANMADDVSGLITHLKLDSVDVLGYSMGAGVSFQMTIRHPEQVRRLVILSGVYKNDGWWPEVEKSFETMNADMFKGSPIQQQYDSLGNDPAKFPEFIDKVMSIDRKTYDWSKEVKNIKAPIFMAIGDADGVRYEHALELFRAKGGGKMGDMNGLPKSRLAILPGTTHIGMITQPDIVIPMITSFLDSDLNTAPPTF; encoded by the coding sequence ATGAAACGACACATTTTGAGTGTCTTTACTGCTTTGATGGTTTTATTAGGAGCCATTTCATGCGAGCAGAAAGCGAAAGAAGATAACCTTATAAACAAGAAAAAAATGGATTCGACCGACAGCCTGCCTATCAAGCCTCATGAAAGTGGTTACGCCGATGTGAATGGACTCAAAATGTACTACGAAGTCTACGGAGAAGGCAAGCCGCTCATCATGGTACACGGTTCTTTTATGACCATTCCAATGAACTGGGCACAAATCATCCCAATGCTGGCGAAAGACCGGAAAGTGATTGTGGCAGAGATGCAGGCGCACGGACGGACGAAAGATATTCCCCGTGCGTTTACTTACGCGAATATGGCCGATGATGTATCGGGATTGATTACACATTTAAAGCTGGATAGTGTCGACGTATTAGGTTACAGCATGGGCGCTGGCGTCAGTTTCCAGATGACCATCCGACACCCTGAGCAAGTGCGGCGACTGGTTATTTTATCGGGTGTCTATAAAAATGATGGATGGTGGCCGGAGGTTGAAAAAAGCTTTGAGACCATGAATGCGGACATGTTCAAGGGGAGCCCCATTCAGCAACAATACGATAGCCTGGGAAATGATCCGGCCAAATTTCCAGAATTCATCGATAAAGTGATGAGTATCGACCGGAAAACCTATGATTGGTCGAAGGAGGTCAAAAATATAAAAGCACCCATTTTCATGGCGATAGGCGATGCAGATGGTGTACGTTACGAACATGCGCTTGAATTGTTTCGGGCGAAAGGCGGCGGGAAAATGGGTGATATGAATGGACTGCCCAAATCGCGTCTCGCCATTTTGCCCGGCACCACCCATATTGGTATGATCACCCAACCAGACATAGTGATTCCTATGATTACAAGCTTCCTGGATTCTGACCTGAATACAGCTCCGCCAACTTTTTAG